GATCCGGTTCGGGGATGCTCCATCTGGTTTACCTGAACCAAGGCTTCTTCTACCGCGACCTCGGCCGGACCACCGAAGCGGAGGCCGCCTTTCGAAACGCCCTTCGTGAAAACCCCTCCTTCCGGCCCGCGCGGTTGGAACTGGAGAAACTGCTCGCCGGCGAGGACCGCGACCGCTAGAGAAGAACGATCTTCCGGGCCGGGAAGACGCGCCCCTCCCTCTCCATTCGCAGAAAATAGACACCCGGCGGAGCGCGGCGACCGCTCCGGTCCTTTCCGTCCCAAATGATGGGAAATCGTCCCGAACCCGCGCGTTCCATGACCGATTCGGAGACAAGACGACCGCGTGCGTCGAACACCCGGACCGACAGGGCGCCGGCGCTCTCCCCTCGTGGAACGGTGAGCACGAAACGGACGGCGCCGCGCGCCGGATTGGGGCCGTCCGGTAGAAGGTCGACGGCGGCCGGCCTATCGGGGAGGGAAACGGCGAGAGGTCCGAGCGTTTCCACGATCTCCCCTCTTTCGAGGAGGAGCCAATAACGGACGCGTTCCGGTGCGCCCGGAGCGGGGATCGACCGGTCCTCGATGAGATAGGGCCCTGTCCCCCCCAATTCCCCGAATCCGACCGCCGTCGAATCGATCGTCGAGTCCGCCGTTTCCCGGGCGCGCCAGACGGTGAAGACGCCCTTCCCGGGATCCTCCCGGAAACTCCAGGAGATGCGCACCTTTTCCACGGACGCCCACGCCCCCACGAATCGGAATCCGAGCGACGCCGCGTCCCGCGGCGGGATGAAGCGTTCTCCGGGCCAACGGATCCGTATCCCGCGGACCGCGCTCCGGTCCTCCCCGTCGACCCAGACAAACACGCTCCCGGAGAGCGCCGCCGCCTCGATGCCGGCCGTCGAGGAAGCGATCCGGAGGGTCCGCGTCCCCGCCTTCTCCCTAAGAAAGACCGACTCCCCCTCTCCGTCCCTTTCCGCCCAGGCGATTCGCTCGCCGGAACACCAGGGCCCGGCGGAAAAGGACCGTCCGGATGCGATTCTTTCCCCGCCGCCGCCCTCCGGATCAATGAGGTAGAGTCCGGCGCCGGTATCTTCCCGCACGGCGCACACCACGGAACCGTCGCTCACCGCCGCGGTCGGCCATGGATCGCCCGGCGCGCCGACGGACCGCACAGAACCGGTCGACGGATCGGCGACGCGCAGCGTCCTTCCGGCGACGCCTTCCTCCACCCAAACGGCGATCCGTTCGTCGCAGGCGATTCCCCCCGCCAAAGGCGATTCCAAAGGCGTTCCGAAGAGAGGGCGCCCCTCCCGGTCCGCCGCGACGATTTCACCGGGGAGCCCGCAACAGTGTCTCGCCCAAAGGAGAACACCCGGCCCGATGGTAGGCCGAAAGGCGCGAAAGGCGGGGTCGGAAAGGCGGCGACGCGCCCCGTCCGCCGCGTCGACACGGAAAATGAGATCCCCGCGAACGCAGAGGAAGAAGCCGTTCCCGGCGACAGCCTCTCCGCCGTCCCCGACCACGTGCTCCATCGGTGCGGGCTCGCCGAGATCCCACGGTTCGACCCCCGCCTCACTCTCGACCAGAAGAAGCTCTCCGCATAAAGAGACATGAAGGGGTTCGCCGCCGGCCTCGACGCGGAATCGCTCTCCGGGAACGGTGGGGCCGATCGGCGCGTCGGCCCGGGCGAGGGTCTCCCCCGATCCGGAGGCGACCAACCACACATGAAGGGTCTCCGCTCCGGACTCGACCAGGGGGATCGTCGTTCGCCAGTCAATCCTGGCCTTTTCTCCGTGCGAGAGCGGCGGAACGGGACGGACCGTGAATCCGCCTCCGGCACCGCCGGTCCATTCGGCGCGCAACCACGACTCGGGGACGCCCGCCGCGCGTAGCGCGCTCACCTCGACTCCCACCGACACGGTGTCTCCGGCGAAAACCCCTTCCTCCATCCCGGCCGCGTCCAAATACAACGCGCCCTCGCCGGCCCCGACCGGAGGCGACTCGACCCACATCGCCGCCGCGCAGAGAAACAGCGAGATCCGCGCACCCATCTTCTTTCGATCCGTCATTCTCTCCGCTCCCCCTCTCCTGCCGGAAAGGATCGGAAGCAAACGGCGTGCCCGGGCGCGGGTCGCCCGCGGGATCGCGCAAACAAGCGGAAAAGAGAGGGATCGGAGGAATCGCGGCCGAGAGAGAGGACCGGGAAACGCACACGCCATGGACGGTTTCCGCCCACGACGTGGACGGCGGCGCCCCCGCCGCTAGCAGAAAGTGACCAGCGCCACCCCGGCGAGACCGATCAGGAGGCCCGCGACGCGACGCCGCGAGGTCGGCTCCCGCAGAATGAGCACGGCGAGCACGAAAATCCAAAGCGTGGAGGTTTGGTTGAGAGCGGAAGCGACCGACACGAGCGTGTATTTCATCCCCGCCAACCAGAAGAGGAGAGAAAAGTAGGTGCCGATCACCACCGCCGGCACCATCACCAGGTACACGCCCCGGTTCCGTAAAGAGGCGATGGCTTCGCGCCTCTTCGGCATGAACGGGAAGAAAAGCGCCGCCAGGAGAACGCCGCCGAACATCCGCCAGCAGTTCACCCAGATCAGCCCATAATCCGCCAAGAGGGGTTTGATCATCACGATCGACACCGCCTGGGTCACGTTCGCCAAGATTTCCAGGGTCACGCCCGCCGCCAAAACCCGCGGCGTCAGATGCGCGTGGTCCCGCAGCCTGAGCACGGAGAGAACCGCCCCGAGGATGAGCGCCACACCCAGAAGCTGCGGCC
The sequence above is a segment of the Candidatus Eisenbacteria bacterium genome. Coding sequences within it:
- a CDS encoding DMT family transporter, translated to MQGIPYIGEFFALAAPIAWAFAVILFRKTGRTVPAPALNLFKNVLASFLFLGTLAVIGEPLFRGAPLSHFAILFASGALGIGMADTFYFMALNRIGASLVAIAGTSYSPAVIFMSYLFLGERLSGPQLLGVALILGAVLSVLRLRDHAHLTPRVLAAGVTLEILANVTQAVSIVMIKPLLADYGLIWVNCWRMFGGVLLAALFFPFMPKRREAIASLRNRGVYLVMVPAVVIGTYFSLLFWLAGMKYTLVSVASALNQTSTLWIFVLAVLILREPTSRRRVAGLLIGLAGVALVTFC